In Fibrobacter sp. UWT2, the genomic stretch CACACTCTCCCTGTCCGACACTAGCACCTACAGCGTCAAGGTGGGCGGCGTCACGGGCTACGGGTACTACGGCAGCGGCCTCCAGAACAACCACGCCCTCCTGAAGCTGGGCAAGGGCTTCGACGTGAGTCCCACGAGGTACCCCTACGTGGGCGGCATCGCCGGCTACCTGAACGGCTCCTCGGTGACGCAGCTGGTGGCGGCTCACTCCTACGGCGTGATCAGCAGCTCCGTCGACCGTACCAACTACCGGATCTCGGGCGTCAGCCCCTACGTGACGTACAGCCGTGTCGACAACAGCTACTACGACGCGAACGTCGCGACCCCGGACACGATGCACGCCATCGGCATGCTGACGAGCACGGGCTCCGTGGCCAACGTGAACGGCAGGACGACCGCGGAGATGCAGACCGAGTCGTTCGTTGAGAAACTGAACACGAACTCTGGCCTGTCGAGCACGAGCAGCGGCTGGTGGCGCTACTGCGAGGGCCATTACCCGATCCTCACGAGCGAGGGTACCTGCGACGAGTTCTACTCGAGGTACGGAACCATCGGACAAAGCCATACGTTGCTGGAGTCTTCTTCCAGTACAGTGTCCAGTAGTTCCTCGACATCGAGCAGTTCTGTTGCGTCAAGTAGTTCTGCAACATCCAGTAGCTCTGTGGTATCTAGCAGTTCCATTGTCGAATTTAGTTCTTCGTCTGTCAAATCTTCGAGTTCCTCGCAGATTGATTCTTCTAGCAGTTCGACAAAGAATTCTTCTTCGAGCGAAGCGAAATCCTCCTCTTCTGTAAAGTCTTCGTCCTCTGTGAAGAGTTCTTCAAGTAGTGCAGAGTCCTCTTCTTCAAAGACAAAGAGCAGTTCTTCGATGGGATCGGACCTTGTCATGAATCAGCCGGAATACTCGTTTAACCTCGTGGTAGACGGTATGACGATCATGTTGATGAATTCACAGGGTGGGGTAGTCAGCGTCTATGATGTACTTGGTCACCGGGTGGTCACAAAACCGCTTTTGGAGACTTCTACAAGCATTACCCTGCAGACGCCCGGCAATTACATTGTTCGTGTGAATGGAATAAGCCAGAGAGTGACTCTTAAATAACTCCTGTAGCCCCTAAAGGTTGCTTTTGGGGCTATGTTTTTGCAAAAATTGCGCAATTTGTATTGCGCATTTTGCAAAATTTTGTGTATATTGAGATAAAGCGTTTTTGATAGGAGTAAACTATGGGTAAAATCATCAAGTATGTCGCCATTGCCGCCGCATGTATCATCTCGGCTTTCGGCGTGTATTGCCTTATTAAGTATTCTTCTGCCGACGACAAGCTCGAAAACAAGTCGGAAGACTAATCTTACGTTTCTTTTTGTAAATGAATCGGCTATGCAATATAGCCGGTTTTGTTGTTTGTACTGACAACTGTCTACTTCCTGCCGTCTACTTTAACTAAATTAACCACATGAATTTCTTAAACAAGAAGCCTGCTTTCTTTGTGGCGCTTTCCGCCATTTTCCTCGGAATCTTGCTGATCGTGTTCCGCGATTTCGCCTTCGACCCGAATCAGCTCATGCTCAATAGTGACCAGCTGAACGGTATCGGTAGCCGCATTCTGCGTGCCGAAAGTGCCGTGCTCACGGAATGGGACGATTCCCGCTTGGGCGGCGTGCCCACGATCGACGCCTTGTTTGCCGACGCCTACCATCCGCTGGTATGGGTGCAGTTCCTGATGGACCCCGCCCGCGCCGTGGGCTTCAAGTTTATCCTCACGCTGTGGGTGGCCTTTATGAGTGCCATGCTCCTTGCCTGGAACCTGACGGGGAACCGTTGGTGGGCGGGTCTGCTAGGCATGCTTTACGCCTTCTCGCCGGAATACTTCACCTACATTTACGGTGGCCACGACGGCAAGATGATGGTCTTTGCGATTACTCCGCTGGCGCTGCTTGCTATCCGCAAGATTGTGCGTACGGGTAGCATTCCTTACATGATTGTGCTTGCGCTCTCGGTCGCGTGGATGATTTTGGGTTCGCACCTGCAGCTCACTTACCTGTTCCTGTGGGGTGCCGGCCTTTATACGCTTTACGAAGTCGCTTTCCATTGCGATGCCATGAAGACTCGCGGCAAGCGCCTTGGCCTTGCGGCGGTGGGCCTCGGTTTTGGCCTTGCGCTTTCTTGCTTCCAGATTGTGCCGCCTTACATGTAC encodes the following:
- a CDS encoding T9SS type A sorting domain-containing protein, with product MADESKTSLFQWTPIGFDDDAPFNGTLDGAGHTIYGLYSPGGLVNYTGTGFVMKNLSLKRSDVHSWVRENRGVIDSCTESNDGMHQKGGLSYSNYGTIKNSVSKNYGIAYSNSGTIDSCTSTGYALSTSGIGGIVYSNSGTIKNSVAEPSMTLAYESTGGTINFGGIAATCSGTIQNSRFRGKAVLTTSNTGTTALYAGGIAGYLSSGKIVKCQASLDTLVVKGRNFGTVEIGGLAGEASSSAINASYAELNVDTLSLSDTSTYSVKVGGVTGYGYYGSGLQNNHALLKLGKGFDVSPTRYPYVGGIAGYLNGSSVTQLVAAHSYGVISSSVDRTNYRISGVSPYVTYSRVDNSYYDANVATPDTMHAIGMLTSTGSVANVNGRTTAEMQTESFVEKLNTNSGLSSTSSGWWRYCEGHYPILTSEGTCDEFYSRYGTIGQSHTLLESSSSTVSSSSSTSSSSVASSSSATSSSSVVSSSSIVEFSSSSVKSSSSSQIDSSSSSTKNSSSSEAKSSSSVKSSSSVKSSSSSAESSSSKTKSSSSMGSDLVMNQPEYSFNLVVDGMTIMLMNSQGGVVSVYDVLGHRVVTKPLLETSTSITLQTPGNYIVRVNGISQRVTLK